The Pyrus communis chromosome 9, drPyrComm1.1, whole genome shotgun sequence genome has a segment encoding these proteins:
- the LOC137744251 gene encoding uncharacterized protein, with protein sequence MERFFKPKPIAPSTCSDSSSSRQNECDIDFNNLERDPGKRIRMKDYPSNIQDEGINELAKKMVDKGLHQTFAYVYLVAQLTLVLPVATASVEMTFSVMNIIKSPLRNKIGDQWLNDSLVVYIEKDVFSCICNEAIMEHFQTMKPRHGRFN encoded by the exons atggaaagatttttcaagccaaagccaatagCACCATCTACTTGTTCGGATAGTTCAAGCTCAAGACAAAATGAGTGTGACATTGATTTTAATAATCTTGAGAGAGACCCGGGAAAAAGAATTCGAATGAAAGACTATCCTTCTAATATTCAAGATGAG GGGATTAATGAGCTTGCTAAGAAAATGGTGGATAAAGGGTTGCATCAAACatttgcatatgtatatttGGTTGCTCAGTTGACTTTGGTTTTACCAGTTGCAACTGCTTCAGTGGAGATGACATTTTCCGTTATGAATATCATTAAGAGTCCACTTCGCAACAAAATAggagatcaatggttgaatgacagcttagttgtttacattgagaaagatgttttttcatgtatttgtaATGAAGCTATCATGGAACATTTTCAGACTATGAAACCTCGTCATGGACGctttaattag